From the Levilactobacillus yonginensis genome, one window contains:
- a CDS encoding amino acid permease, whose protein sequence is MENQQLARKLKRRHVQMIALGGAIGTGLFLGSGSAIKQAGPSILLAYAIGGFFCYLMMRALGELLLSDTRLHSFLEFINRYLGKRFEFAIGWTYWLCWISLAMADLTASGIYIRYWFPWIPQWVTPLIIILILLVFNMLSVSAFGELEYWFSMIKVVAIIALIVTGAILIGSSAHVGGQTVSVTNLVSHGGFFPTGVQGFLMSFSLVIFAFTGIEMVGITAGEAENPEKELPRAINSLPIRISFFYVGALFVIMAIYPWDQITTSQSPFVQVFSDVGIKAAASIINFVVLTAALSACNSAIFSTSRTLFTLAHGDNAPKWMGKVNRYNVPARSLLFSSLILLVIVALNYVIPSTVFTLISNVATTNFIIVWCALLVCHYVYKRTTDSTHNPFKLPLFPVSNIATLAFFIAVTVVLCFDQVNRWAVIGSVVWFVILLVIERSMHRTV, encoded by the coding sequence ATGGAAAATCAGCAACTTGCCCGTAAACTAAAACGCCGTCACGTGCAGATGATTGCGCTTGGTGGCGCGATTGGAACCGGGCTCTTTTTAGGATCCGGTTCAGCAATCAAACAGGCGGGGCCGTCGATCTTGTTGGCTTATGCCATTGGCGGTTTCTTCTGTTACTTGATGATGCGAGCACTGGGCGAGCTATTATTGTCGGATACGCGCTTACATTCGTTTCTAGAATTCATTAATCGATATTTAGGTAAACGTTTCGAGTTTGCCATTGGGTGGACCTATTGGCTCTGCTGGATCAGTTTAGCTATGGCTGACTTGACTGCGAGTGGTATCTACATTCGTTACTGGTTTCCGTGGATCCCGCAGTGGGTGACACCCTTAATAATTATTTTGATTTTATTAGTATTCAATATGCTCTCCGTCAGTGCGTTTGGCGAACTAGAATATTGGTTTTCGATGATTAAAGTGGTGGCTATCATTGCTTTGATCGTGACGGGGGCTATCTTGATTGGTTCATCGGCCCATGTCGGTGGGCAAACGGTCTCGGTGACAAATTTGGTCAGTCACGGAGGCTTCTTCCCAACAGGTGTCCAGGGCTTCTTGATGTCGTTTTCGCTCGTTATCTTTGCGTTTACGGGCATCGAAATGGTTGGAATTACAGCTGGGGAAGCCGAAAACCCAGAAAAAGAATTACCACGGGCCATCAATAGCTTACCTATTCGAATCTCATTCTTCTACGTGGGCGCTTTATTCGTGATCATGGCAATTTATCCTTGGGATCAGATCACGACCAGTCAGTCACCCTTTGTGCAAGTTTTCAGCGACGTTGGGATCAAAGCCGCGGCCAGCATTATCAACTTCGTGGTTCTGACCGCGGCGCTCTCGGCTTGTAATAGTGCCATCTTCAGTACGAGTCGAACACTATTTACACTTGCGCACGGTGACAACGCGCCGAAATGGATGGGAAAGGTCAATCGTTACAACGTTCCCGCCCGCTCATTGTTATTCTCATCATTGATCTTACTGGTGATCGTGGCGTTGAATTACGTGATTCCAAGTACCGTCTTCACGTTGATCTCTAACGTGGCAACGACCAACTTCATCATTGTTTGGTGTGCCTTGTTGGTGTGCCATTACGTTTACAAACGAACCACTGACAGTACGCATAATCCGTTTAAACTGCCACTGTTCCCTGTTTCCAACATCGCGACCTTGGCCTTCTTTATCGCGGTGACGGTCGTCTTGTGCTTTGATCAAGTCAACCGTTGGGCAGTCATCGGTTCAGTCGTTTGGTTCGTCATTTTATTAGTCATCGAACGAAGTATGCATCGCACCGTTTAA
- the epsC gene encoding serine O-acetyltransferase EpsC, whose translation MFQTARSILKRDPAAHSLLQVILTYPGVRALFWYRIAHFFASHQRFVIAGLISQHAAKVTGITIAPEATIGKRVFIDHGVGTVIGATAIIEDDVTILHGVTFGTRRMTDKGRRHPHVRKGAFIGANAQILGPIEIGPYSKVGAGAVVLVNVPSHLTVVGNPATIAPHPISKVVSVSFNHQVTRSK comes from the coding sequence ATGTTTCAAACAGCAAGGTCCATTCTCAAGCGTGATCCGGCCGCTCATAGTCTGCTTCAGGTGATTCTAACGTATCCCGGGGTTCGGGCACTGTTCTGGTATCGGATTGCTCACTTCTTTGCCAGTCATCAACGATTCGTCATAGCTGGCTTAATTAGCCAACACGCCGCTAAAGTTACTGGAATTACAATTGCCCCCGAAGCAACCATCGGCAAACGCGTTTTCATCGATCACGGGGTGGGAACTGTTATTGGCGCAACCGCCATCATCGAAGACGACGTCACCATTCTTCATGGTGTGACATTTGGCACGCGGCGTATGACGGATAAGGGCCGGCGCCACCCTCACGTCAGAAAGGGTGCTTTCATTGGCGCCAATGCCCAGATACTGGGGCCAATCGAGATTGGGCCATACAGCAAGGTTGGCGCCGGTGCCGTTGTGCTGGTAAATGTTCCTAGCCATTTGACCGTCGTTGGCAATCCGGCTACGATTGCCCCACATCCGATTTCAAAAGTCGTTTCCGTTTCCTTTAATCATCAGGTAACAAGATCAAAATAA
- a CDS encoding PLP-dependent aspartate aminotransferase family protein yields the protein MEFDTKLIHGGISEDKYTGATSVPIYMASTFHQQKIGENEYEYSRSGNPTREAVEKLIADLEDGTAGFAFASGSAAIDTVFSLFSAGDHFVIGNDVYGGTFRLIDAVLKRFGMTFTVVDTRDLQAVKAAITPATKAIYLETPTNPLLRVTDIAAVAKIAKDRGILSIIDNTFSSPYVQRPLDLGVDIVLHSASKYLGGHSDLVAGLVVTKDQALGEKIGYLQNAIGGILAPQESWLLQRGMKTLSLRMRAHLANAEAIFNYLKNQPLVSKIYYPGDPNNPDYEVSQKQMHGFGAMISFELQAGLDPKQFVEQLQVITLAESLGALESLIEIPALMTHGSIPRDIRLKNGIKDELIRLSVGVEDQKDLLADLERGFDQLKGSHQDVSNSKVHSQA from the coding sequence ATGGAATTTGATACAAAATTAATTCACGGTGGCATCAGCGAAGACAAATACACAGGCGCAACATCAGTCCCAATCTATATGGCATCCACCTTTCATCAACAGAAGATTGGTGAAAACGAATACGAATATTCCCGTTCGGGTAACCCCACCCGGGAAGCGGTTGAAAAATTAATTGCCGATTTGGAAGACGGCACCGCTGGCTTTGCGTTTGCTTCCGGTTCGGCGGCCATCGATACGGTGTTCTCACTATTTTCTGCCGGCGATCATTTCGTCATTGGCAATGACGTCTACGGTGGGACTTTCCGCTTGATTGACGCGGTTTTAAAACGATTCGGCATGACGTTTACCGTCGTTGATACCCGCGACCTGCAAGCCGTTAAAGCCGCCATCACCCCCGCCACAAAGGCCATTTATTTGGAAACCCCGACCAATCCACTGCTGCGGGTAACCGATATCGCTGCCGTCGCTAAAATTGCTAAGGACCGTGGTATTTTAAGCATTATCGACAACACTTTCTCATCGCCATACGTTCAACGGCCCTTAGACCTTGGCGTGGATATCGTTTTGCACAGTGCTTCTAAGTACCTTGGTGGCCATAGTGATCTGGTTGCCGGCCTGGTAGTCACTAAGGATCAAGCCCTTGGCGAAAAAATTGGGTACCTGCAAAATGCCATCGGCGGCATCTTGGCACCCCAGGAGAGCTGGTTATTGCAACGGGGAATGAAGACCCTCTCACTTAGAATGCGGGCTCATTTGGCCAATGCGGAAGCAATCTTCAATTATTTGAAAAATCAGCCGCTGGTCAGCAAAATTTACTATCCTGGCGATCCTAACAATCCGGATTACGAAGTTTCTCAGAAACAGATGCACGGATTTGGCGCAATGATCTCGTTCGAATTACAAGCCGGTCTGGATCCCAAACAATTTGTCGAACAACTTCAAGTTATCACCCTGGCCGAAAGTCTGGGCGCTCTTGAAAGTCTCATCGAAATTCCAGCCTTGATGACTCACGGTTCAATCCCCCGTGACATCCGGCTTAAAAACGGCATCAAGGACGAACTAATCCGCCTGTCAGTCGGCGTTGAGGATCAAAAAGACCTATTAGCCGACCTGGAACGTGGATTCGATCAACTAAAGGGGAGCCATCAAGATGTTTCAAACAGCAAGGTCCATTCTCAAGCGTGA
- a CDS encoding PLP-dependent cysteine synthase family protein, whose translation MLIQSVSQLIGHTPMIDLQINVPHHSHIYAKLEMFNPGGSIKDRLGQYMIQDAIDHGKVTEGKTTIIEPTAGNTGIGVALAAQQHRLPTILVVPEKFSFEKQQLMKALGATLINTPSDQGIKGAIQKARELAAKTPNSFVPMQFENPANPATYYHTLAPELVADVPAQINAFVAGAGSGGTFAGIARYLKEQNSATRTVVVEPEGSILNGGPAHPHKTEGIGVEFIPPFFKDVQIDETLTISDNDAFDQVKQMAKTQGLFIGSSSGAALAASLKVANELPENSSIVTVFPDSSERYMSENIYN comes from the coding sequence ATGCTTATTCAATCCGTTTCCCAACTCATCGGCCATACCCCGATGATCGACCTACAAATTAACGTTCCTCACCACAGTCATATTTACGCCAAACTTGAAATGTTTAATCCCGGCGGCAGCATCAAGGACCGCTTGGGTCAGTACATGATTCAAGACGCCATCGACCACGGTAAAGTGACTGAAGGAAAAACCACCATTATTGAACCCACCGCCGGCAATACCGGCATTGGGGTGGCCCTGGCCGCCCAACAGCACCGCTTGCCAACTATCCTCGTCGTCCCTGAAAAGTTTAGTTTTGAAAAACAACAGCTGATGAAGGCTCTCGGGGCGACTCTCATCAACACGCCGAGCGACCAAGGAATCAAAGGCGCCATCCAAAAAGCGCGCGAGTTGGCAGCGAAGACCCCAAACAGTTTTGTGCCGATGCAGTTTGAAAATCCGGCTAATCCGGCGACTTATTACCACACCTTGGCGCCGGAGTTAGTAGCAGACGTCCCTGCTCAAATTAACGCGTTCGTTGCTGGCGCGGGCAGTGGCGGGACATTTGCCGGCATCGCCCGATATCTGAAAGAACAGAATTCAGCAACCCGGACCGTCGTCGTTGAACCCGAAGGCTCCATTCTAAATGGTGGCCCGGCTCATCCCCACAAAACGGAAGGGATTGGTGTCGAATTTATTCCGCCCTTCTTCAAAGACGTCCAAATTGATGAAACCCTCACCATTTCTGACAACGACGCGTTTGATCAGGTTAAACAAATGGCCAAAACACAAGGGCTCTTCATTGGCAGTTCCAGCGGGGCCGCGTTAGCAGCTAGTCTTAAAGTAGCCAATGAATTGCCAGAAAACAGTTCAATCGTCACGGTTTTTCCAGACAGCAGCGAGCGTTACATGAGTGAAAACATTTACAACTAA